The following are encoded together in the Drosophila takahashii strain IR98-3 E-12201 chromosome X, DtakHiC1v2, whole genome shotgun sequence genome:
- the LOC108059564 gene encoding uncharacterized protein isoform X2: protein MYLAYTNAVFAQNLVILRSRSEEKSPSPDLPGNSPSSSLSIVATCSMVQGASNSERASSDDLAIVSETATLPATPVSTNSPILNSPISETASASTRVMTSPNVITTVVIQDLHNFMSPDDLPKVPASTAQDTEVVLNSSAGTTASIATTSSSTHKPGSPRASHSQQTTPQKSRYKNHNNNQEDINSIESISSFPRFQGNAADFDWIDEMVQQRNCNELMHKNKRKKSKKVEGLEADQLDGKIFGYDNDKAKLNGKDDGDNDEKVVKCLYYSLMCCDCTIS, encoded by the exons tCCCTCTCCCGATTTACCCGGAAATTCTCCATCATCGTCCCTGAGCATTGTGGCCACCTGTTCGATGGTTCAAGGAGCCTCGAACAGCGAAAGAGCGTCCTCTGATGACTTGGCCATCGTTTCGGAGACAGCCACATTGCCAGCCACACCTGTGAGCACCAACTCACCGATCCTGAATAGTCCCATCTCCGAGACAGCATCAGCATCCACCCGAGTCATGACATCTCCTAACGTCATCACCACCGTTGTAATACAGGACTTG CACAACTTTATGAGTCCTGATGACCTACCGAAGGTGCCCGCCTCGACGGCACAGGATACCGAGGTGGTGCTAAATAGCTCGGCGGGAACCACAGCTTCGATAGCTACCACATCTTCTTCCACACACAAGCCCGGATCGCCACGCGCTTCCCATTCTCAGCAGACCACGCCTCAAAAGAGTAGATATAAGAATCACAACAATAACCAG GAGGATATCAACTCTATCGAAAGCATTTCCAGCTTCCCAAGGTTTCAGGGAAACGCCGCTGATTTTGATTGGATTGACGAGATGGTGCAACAACGAAACTGCAATGAACTAATGCATAAGAATAAGAGAAAGAAGTCAAAGAAGGTCGAGGGCCTGGAAGCCGATCAACTGGACGGAAAAATCTTTGGCTACGATAATGACAAGGCTAAATTAAATGGCAAGGATGATGGCGACAATGACGAAAAGGTTGTCAAATGTTTGTACTACTCACTCATGTGTTGCGATTGTACTATATCGTAA